The Xenopus laevis strain J_2021 chromosome 5L, Xenopus_laevis_v10.1, whole genome shotgun sequence genome has a segment encoding these proteins:
- the LOC108716131 gene encoding chitin synthase chs-2 — translation MTIFCQNLKLSDVMVNNLLMEVGQSMCKTILHVSTTNIVMLFISGISWYLGFVLCTFYIWKLKVQRIERTTQLFDRRLYEAAYIDQSMLLNTKYKLEKPSKSEPNQSSDDKVMVYLCATMWHETFDEMLKILTSLFRLDKYKLNMKKDTLDFEAHIFFDDAFTEDTNTQTGKKNRCVNMYVEYLISAFDEVHRVFSSNRKDMFSRTNISSCRQQKIMVTPYGGRLCYILPQGNLLYVHLKDKQRIRHKKRWSQIMYMFYLLGWKLFRKYDNLVEKATDPTEKERVKKDFENEKHNTYVLALDGDTDFQPSSLMLLVDRLRRYPGVGAACGRIHPTGMGPMVWYQKFEYAVGHWLQKSSEHVFGCVLCSPGCFSLFRASALMDDNVLKKYSTKAAEAAHYVQYDQGEDRWLCTLLLQQGWRVEYNAASDAYTNAPQEFAEFYNQRRRWGPSTMANTMDLLHTGVQTAKKNPSLSLLYILYQTLTMGASILSPATVCLMIAGAFSFVFGLDTNLSLFLAILPPAIYIVICFVTKPNTQITIAAFLSVGYAFLMTATFLSIIGGIIKDNTIMTPTGIFLISMSLIYIVTALLHPQEFSLLVYGLLYIICVPSGYLLLTIYSLVNMHIVSWGTRESAAPKTKKTENNKKVKYQKTCKCLCWDVEVQVHENKSTDSEKKEKKESDNSSLMASQSQENKSLVAKQEDFGYEERWITQLQQKSNYNVLQEEALPQEEIPFWEEVIKSYLEPLNEDKQKKDEIERDLKSLRCKVTFVFFMINLLWIVATFFLQLIGSSISIRIPKVYNNGTISTTEFFMVEPIGLMFLLSFAFLLILQFMGLMYHRIYTLVHFIAYTGTEQVKHKVPASQSKIKSTTTDFNIYENPAAIREVDSENVYHV, via the exons ATGACAATTTTTTGTCAGAATCTGAAGCTCAGTGACGTTATGGTTAACAATCTACTTATGGAGGTTGGCCAGAGTATGTGCAAAACAATATTGCATGTGAGCACCACAAATATTGTTATGCTGTTCATATCTGGGATAAGCTGGTACTTGGGCTTTGTCTTGTGCACATTCTATATATGGAAATTAAAGGTGCAGAGAATAGAGAGAACAACCCAGCTGTTTGATCGACGCCTTTACGAAGCGGCTTATATTGATCAATCAATGCTGCTAAACACAAAATACAAGTTAGAGAAGCCTTCTAAGAGTGAACCAAATCAAAG tTCAGATGACAAGGTCATGGTGTATTTATGTGCTACAATGTGGCATGAGACCTTTGATGAAATGCTAAAAATTCTTACTTCTCTATTCAG ATTAgacaaatataaattaaatatgaagAAGGATACTTTGGACTTTGAAGCACATATATTTTTTGATGATGCATTTACCGAGGATACAAATACCCAAACTGGCAAAAAGAACAGATGTGTCAATATGTATGTGGAATATTTAATTTCTGCATTTGATGAAGTCCACAG GGTTTTTTCTAGCAACAGGAAAGACATGTTTTCAAGAACTAATATCTCAAGTTGCAGACAGCAAAAGATTATGGTGACTCCTTATGGTGGAAGGCTTTGCTACATCCTCCCACAAGGCAATCTCCTTTATGTACATCTGAAAGATAAGCAAAGGATTCGTCATAAAAAGAGATGGTCTCAG ATTATGTACATGTTCTATCTGCTGGGATGGAAACTATTTCGTAAATATGATAATTTAGTTGAGAAAGCCACAGACCCCACTGAAAAAGAGCGTGTTAAAAAAGATTTTGAG AATGAGAAACACAATACTTATGTATTAGCCCTGGATGGAGACACTGATTTTCAACCATCATCCTTAATGTTACTTGTTGACCGTCTTAGAAGGTATCCTGGTGTTGGAGCAGCCTGTGGAAGAATACATCCAACTGGAATGG GACCTATGGTCTGGTACCAGAAATTTGAGTATGCCGTTGGACACTGGCTGCAAAAGTCCTCAGAACATGTCTTTGGTTGTGTCCTTTGTAGCCCAGGATGCTTTAGTTTGTTCAGAGCATCTGCATTAATGGATGACAATGTACTAAAAAAGTACAGTACAAAAGCTGCAGAAGCTGCACATTATGTTCAATATGATCAAG GAGAGGATCGTTGGCTTTGTACATTGCTCTTACAGCAAGGCTGGCGTGTAGAATATAATGCTGCGTCAGATGCTTACACAAATGCCCCTCAAGAGTTTGCAGAATTCTACAATCAACGAAGACGATGGGGACCCTCTACCATGGCAAATACCATGGACTTACTACATACTGGAGTGCAAACAGCCAAGAAAAATCCATCTCTCTCACTTCTATATATCCTGTACCAGACTTTAACTATGGGGGCTTCAATTTTAAGTCCTGCAACAGTTTGTCTGATGATTGCAG GGGCATTTTCTTTCGTCTTTGGACTTGATACAAACTTAAGtctatttttagcaattttgccACCGgcaatatatattgttatttgttttgtGACGAAGCCCAATACACAAATAACAATTGCTGCATTTCTCAGTGTTGGATATGCATTCTTAATGACGGCTACTTTCCTGAGCATTATAG GTGGCATAATCAAGGACAACACAATCATGACACCCACAGGCATTTTTCTTATATCCATGAGTCTAATATATATTGTCACAGCTTTGCTCCATCCACAAGAATTCTCCCTGCTGGTCTATGGGCTTCTCTATATTATATGTGTTCCTAGTGGCTACCTTCTGTTAACGATATATTCTCTCGTTAACATGCACATAGTGTCATGGGGTACACGAGAGTCAGCAGCCCCAAAAActaaaaagacagaaaacaacaaGAAAGTTAAATATCAAAAAACATGTAAATGCTTGTGTTGGGATGTTGAAGTACAAGTCCATGAGAACAAGAGTACAgattctgaaaaaaaagaaaagaaagaaagtgatAACTCATCACTGATGGCTTCACAAAG TCAAGAAAATAAAAGTTTGGTGGCAAAGCAAGAAGATTTTGGTTATGAGGAAA GGTGGATTACACAACTGCAGCAGAAATCAAACTACAATGTGCTGCAAGAAGAGGCCCTACCACAG GAGGAAATTCCATTTTGGGAGGAAGTTATTAAAAGTTACTTGGAGCCACTCAATGAAGACAAACAAAAGAAGGATGAAATTGAGAGAGACCTAAAATCACTGAGATGCAAA gttacatttgttttcttcatGATTAATTTGCTATGGATTGTTGCAACATTTTTCCTTCAACTTATTGGATCTAGTATTAGCATACGGATCCCTAAAGTTTATAACAATGGGACTATTTCAACCACTGAATTCTTCATGGTGGAACCAATCGGATTAATGTTTTTGCTGTCATTTGCCTTCTTGCTTATACTACAGTTTATGGGACTTATGTACCACAG